The Rhodothermales bacterium genome includes a window with the following:
- a CDS encoding lyase: protein MIAAFLYAFLVIVPFWLAPRAVDDPIKISEWRVPWDDSRPRDPYVAPDGKVWFCGQRGDYIAYLEPASGRFERFSIPDNSHPHNLIVDTDGMVWYAGNTAAYIGKLDPATGAVTQYPMPESGARDPHTLVFDNAGHIWFTVQGGNYIGRLAKTSGKVDLVQVPTSRSRPYGIKIDPAGRPWVVLFGTHKIATVDPATMQLTEVELPRPEIRPRRIEITPDGHIWYVDYAGGMLGRMHPETHEVKEWPLPGGKGAQPYGTAMDDQGRVWVVETGMQPNRFVGFDPSSESFFSTTEVESGGGTIRHMYFEPTKREIWFGTDTNYIGRAQVHVINRES from the coding sequence ATGATTGCAGCCTTCCTATATGCTTTCCTGGTGATCGTACCTTTCTGGCTGGCCCCGCGGGCCGTGGACGACCCCATCAAAATCAGCGAATGGCGGGTACCCTGGGACGACAGCCGCCCTCGCGATCCGTATGTCGCCCCCGATGGCAAAGTCTGGTTCTGTGGTCAGCGGGGGGACTATATCGCGTATCTGGAGCCGGCCTCCGGCCGTTTCGAGCGCTTTAGCATCCCTGATAATTCTCATCCCCACAACCTGATCGTCGATACCGACGGCATGGTCTGGTATGCGGGCAACACGGCCGCCTACATTGGTAAACTCGACCCTGCGACGGGCGCCGTGACTCAGTACCCGATGCCGGAGTCCGGCGCGCGAGACCCTCACACGTTGGTGTTCGATAACGCCGGCCACATCTGGTTCACCGTTCAAGGTGGCAACTATATCGGACGCCTGGCGAAGACGTCCGGCAAGGTAGACCTCGTGCAGGTGCCCACGAGTCGATCGCGCCCCTACGGCATCAAGATCGACCCGGCGGGCCGGCCGTGGGTCGTGCTGTTCGGCACGCACAAAATTGCTACGGTGGACCCCGCTACGATGCAGCTCACGGAGGTCGAACTGCCTCGCCCCGAAATCAGGCCCCGCCGCATTGAGATTACGCCGGACGGGCACATCTGGTATGTCGATTACGCCGGCGGGATGCTTGGGCGGATGCACCCCGAAACCCATGAGGTGAAAGAATGGCCGCTTCCGGGAGGCAAAGGGGCCCAACCATACGGCACCGCAATGGACGACCAGGGCCGCGTCTGGGTGGTCGAAACCGGCATGCAGCCCAACCGATTCGTTGGCTTCGACCCATCGAGCGAGTCCTTTTTCAGCACGACGGAGGTCGAAAGCGGCGGCGGCACCATCCGCCATATGTATTTCGAGCCCA